The Raphanus sativus cultivar WK10039 unplaced genomic scaffold, ASM80110v3 Scaffold4372, whole genome shotgun sequence nucleotide sequence TGGTTTTACCGAACATGTTCCTCTGAATCTAAAACATTGCTGGAAAATTAGTTATGTTGGTTAGACAGTTTATTGTCTCCATGCCGAGAGGAACCACAGATTCACTTGTTGGGTAATGATGCTCTTTTTATATCTGCAGCCTCTTCTTCAAGCAAGAAATGGAACTTTCTTTGATTGGGCTTCAGAATGCAGGGAAGACATCTCTTGTCAATGTTGTTGCAGTTAAGTATATATTGCTTCCTCCCTGAGAAACCCCCTtcctcttttatttatttattctcgTCTTAACATTcagttttgatatctttttttatattagACTGGTGGTTATAGTGAGGACATGATTCCTACAGTAAGTGTTTTAACATCTTTTTCTCTTATTACAATTCATCTTTTAAGAAAGACATCAATAACATGATGAATGATGTTTCTTTTCAGGTGGGTTTTAACATGAGGAAAGTGACAAAAGGAAATGTTACCATCAAGCTATGGGATCTTGGTGGTCAACCTAGGTTCCGGAGCATGTGGGAACGTTATTGCCGCGCTGTCTCCGCCATTGTGTAAGGATCTTTTAACACTCCAAGTCTCTTTATATCCTCCCACAGTTTCTTATTTGTTCATGTTAAGAGAGTCCTTTTTTTTCTCCTGCAGGTATGTAGTTGATGCTGCAGATCCTGACAACCTAAGTGTCTCCAAAAGCGAACTCCATGATCTGTTGAGCAAGACTTCTCTTAACGGTATCCCTCTTCTGGTTCTTGGGAACAAGATCGACAAACCTGGAGCTCTCTCTAAAGAAGCATTAACCCACGAAATGTATTCCTTTGTTTCTTCAACTAAACATGACAAGAGTCTATCTCCCTTTAGCTCGATCTGATcatgcttttttatttttattttttttcctttgtgaTTGTTGCAGGGAGCTTCAGTCGCTTACAGATAGAGAAGTTTGCTGTTTCATGATATCTTGCAAGAACTCTACCAACATTGATCAGGTCATTGATTGGCTGGTGAAGCATTCAAAATCAAAGAACTAAAAAACTTCACCAAGAAGAACCACACATTCTCTCTTCTCAAGTCCTCTTCCTGTATTGTGTGCCTGATGAAGACTATTTTAAAACTCGTGTGAAAACAAGAGTTTGTCTCTGTATATTGGATGTGGGATGGTATTCTATTCTAAAGCATTTGCAATTTTTggaaactcaaaaaaaaaacaaaaaaatggttCAAAAGCTTTTATTTGTTTCTCTAAATGCGTCACGAGAAACCTGAAGGTAAAAAAGTTACTACAACAACAGATAAACAGaacaatggttttttttttttaacataatctTATTGAGCTACAAGC carries:
- the LOC130507348 gene encoding ADP-ribosylation factor-like protein 8a, with amino-acid sequence MGLWEAFLNWLRSLFFKQEMELSLIGLQNAGKTSLVNVVATGGYSEDMIPTVGFNMRKVTKGNVTIKLWDLGGQPRFRSMWERYCRAVSAIVYVVDAADPDNLSVSKSELHDLLSKTSLNGIPLLVLGNKIDKPGALSKEALTHEMELQSLTDREVCCFMISCKNSTNIDQVIDWLVKHSKSKN